One Saccharomyces mikatae IFO 1815 strain IFO1815 genome assembly, chromosome: 16 genomic region harbors:
- the MET12 gene encoding methylenetetrahydrofolate reductase (NAD(P)H) MET12 (similar to Saccharomyces cerevisiae MET12 (YPL023C); ancestral locus Anc_8.474) translates to MFIRDLYNARASPFISLEFFPPKTDLGTRNLMERMHRMSALDPLFITVTWGAGGTTAEKTLALASLAQQTLNIPVCMHLTCTNTDKNIIDDALDRCYNAGIRNIFALRGDPPIGEDWLDSQSNKSPFKYAADLVRYIKQRYGDEFCVGVAAYPEGHCEGEAEGNEQDPLKDLVYLKEKVDAGADFVITQLFYDVEKFLTFETLFRERISQNLPLFPGLMPINSYLLFHRAAKLSHASIPHTILSRFPPEIQSDDNAVKSIGVDILIELVQEIYQRTSGRIKGFHFYTLNLEKAIAQIVSQSSILSHIINESSEEEGEDETGGEIRSIENVPIEDADGDIVLDDSNEDYAANRKRRRHSSLDSAKLIFNRAIVTEKGLRYNNESGSMPSKKALISISKGHGTLGRDATWDEFPNGRFGDSRSPAYGEIDGYGPSIKVSKNRALEWWGTPKSIGDLKDIFVKYLEGSTDAIPWSDLGLSAETALIQEELIQLNYRGYLTLASQPATNATLSSDKIFGWGPAKGRLYQKAFVEMFIHRQQWETTLKPKLDHYGRRKFSYYAGDSSGSFETNLDPHSSSVVTWGVFPNSQVKQTTIIEEESFKAWRDEAFSIWSEWAKLFPRNTPANILLRQVHTDYCLVSIVHHDFKETDELWEMLLD, encoded by the coding sequence ATGTTCATTAGAGATCTATACAATGCGAGGGCTTCCCCATTTATATCGTTAGAATTCTTCCCACCAAAGACAGATTTAGGGACAAGGAACTTAATGGAACGTATGCATCGTATGTCCGCCTTAGATCCGCTGTTTATCACAGTCACTTGGGGAGCTGGGGGTACTACTGCGGAGAAGACTCTGGCATTAGCTTCTTTAGCACAACAGACACTAAATATACCGGTTTGTATGCACTTGACTTGCACCAACACTGATAAAAACATCATTGATGATGCGCTGGATAGATGTTATAATGCAGGAATTAGGAATATTTTTGCTCTTCGGGGTGATCCACCTATTGGGGAAGATTGGCTGGATTCTCAATCAAACAAATCACCTTTCAAATATGCAGCTGACTTAGTTCGTTATATCAAACAAAGATATGGGGACGAATTTTGCGTTGGGGTTGCAGCTTATCCAGAAGGACATTGCGAAGGTGAAGCAGAAGGTAACGAGCAAGATCCGTTGAAAGATTTAGtatatttgaaagaaaaagttgacGCTGGAGCAGATTTCGTAATCACACAACTTTTTTACGATGTCGAAAAGTTCTTAACTTTTGAAACGTTATTTCGTGAGCGCATTTCGCAAAACTTACCTCTCTTTCCTGGGTTGATGCCTATTAACTCTTATTTGCTATTCCACAGAGCTGCAAAGTTGTCACATGCGTCTATCCCACACACTATACTGAGTAGGTTCCCCCCAGAAATCCAATCGGACGATAACGCCGTGAAGTCCATTGGTGTAGATATTCTTATCGAACTTGTTCAggaaatatatcaaagaacATCAGGTAGAATCAAAGGATTTCATTTCTATACTTTGAATTTGGAGAAAGCCATTGCTCAAATCGTTTCACAGTCCTCTATTTTATCGCATATCATAAATGAATCTagcgaagaagaaggagaagatGAAACTGGTGGTGAAATAAGAAGTATAGAAAATGTGCCAATAGAGGATGCCGATGGGGATATTGTACTAGATGACTCAAATGAAGATTATGCTGCAAACCGGAAGAGGAGAAGACACTCAAGTCTCGATTCAGCCAAGTTGATTTTTAATAGGGCTATCGTTACTGAAAAAGGCTTGCGCTATAACAATGAGAGTGGTTCCATGCCATCTAAGAAGGCATTAATATCTATTTCTAAAGGTCACGGAACTTTGGGTCGTGATGCTACTTGGGATGAGTTCCCCAACGGTAGATTTGGTGATTCTAGATCTCCCGCATATGGTGAAATTGACGGTTATGGACCGTCCATCAAAGTGAGCAAAAACAGGGCACTTGAATGGTGGGGTACTCCAAAGTCAATCGGGGATttaaaagatatttttgtGAAGTACTTGGAAGGCTCCACCGATGCGATTCCCTGGTCTGACCTGGGACTTTCAGCTGAAACGGCGTTAATTCAAGAAGAACTAATTCAACTGAACTATCGCGGATATTTGACGTTAGCATCTCAACCAGCTACGAACGCTACATTAAGCAGCGATAAAATATTTGGTTGGGGGCCCGCAAAGGGGAGGTTGTACCAAAAGGCGTTTGTGGAAATGTTTATTCACAGGCAACAATGGGAAACAACATTAAAACCCAAGCTGGACCATTACGGACGCCGGAAATTTAGCTACTACGCGGGCGATTCATCTGGTTCATTCGAAACGAACCTGGATCCACATAGTTCAAGTGTTGTAACATGGGGTGTTTTTCCCAACAGTCAGGTCAAACAAACCACAATAATCGAAGAAGAGTCATTCAAGGCATGGAGAGATGAAGCCTTCAGTATCTGGTCAGAATGGGCCAAGTTATTTCCAAGAAACACTCCAgcaaatattcttttgagaCAAGTCCACACCGATTACTGTCTTGTCTCCATTGTTCACCATGACTTTAAAGAGACTGACGAGCTTTGGGAAATGTTACTCGACTAA
- the SKS1 gene encoding putative serine/threonine protein kinase SKS1 (similar to Saccharomyces cerevisiae VHS1 (YDR247W) and SKS1 (YPL026C); ancestral locus Anc_8.477), with the protein MLSDCLLNNFRITSQIGSGAYGLVFHVVDILTNREYAVKTVFKSSSMDEFYNKNGLNNNSQVARTTLLQTQLYHFFKSFQKKLFLPLVDLDSILQLTENELNRLPHYREIAFQLKVQSHGNIVKIHQVLESSIATFIVMDYYDRDLFTSIVDHKHFINDGVLIKKVFLQLCSALDHCHRLGIYHCDIKPENVLLDRNDNAYLCDFGLSTKSKYLAPNVCVGSSYYMAPERILYCLNTTTNGIHVDECCSSLPTDTGDIWSLGIILINLTCIRNPWLKAHQKEDNTFHHFANDNNVLKKILPLSNELFAVLTKILQLNPYTRIDMKTLMSEVSSLTSFTKEGPLSQVPILSSEVYMTHIIRNENLFLDDLSHFAADQEQDQEQEQVQEQVPEEEQEQEEDVEPESDIPSTYNSDGSMEKYEYTNNHNNNTFLSSSMDSTPYQSDIDDVGAFKDCKLQQDTLRNRLLCLQMNFSTFTDGPNEKWLPDY; encoded by the coding sequence ATGTTGTCAGACTGCTTACTGAACAACTTCAGAATAACGTCCCAGATAGGGTCAGGTGCATATGGACTTGTGTTCCATGTGGTGGACATACTGACCAACCGTGAATATGCAGTGAAAACCGTCTTCAAGTCTTCCTCGATGGATGAGTTTTATAACAAGAACGGCTTAAATAACAACTCTCAAGTAGCACGAACCACTCTTCTACAAACACAGCTGTAtcactttttcaaaagtttccaAAAGAAGTTGTTTTTGCCTTTGGTTGATCTAGATTCGATATTACAGTTGACAGAAAACGAATTAAATAGGCTACCACACTACAGGGAGATTGCGTTTCAGTTGAAAGTGCAGTCGCACGGAAATATCGTGAAGATTCACCAAGTTTTGGAATCGTCCATTGCCACCTTCATAGTGATGGATTATTACGACAGAGACCTTTTCACGTCGATAGTAGACCATAAGCATTTTATAAATGATGGGGTTTTGAtcaagaaagtttttctaCAACTTTGTTCAGCGCTGGACCACTGTCATCGTCTCGGTATATATCATTGCGATATCAAGCCAGAAAACGTTCTACTAGATCGCAACGATAACGCTTATTTATGCGATTTCGGGCTTTCCACTAAATCCAAGTATTTGGCTCCAAATGTGTGTGTTGGAAGTTCATACTACATGGCTCCAGAAAGAATACTGTATTGTTTGAATACCACAACCAATGGCATACATGTCGACGAGTGCTGCTCAAGCCTCCCCACGGATACAGGGGACATATGGTCCTTAGGCATCATTCTCATCAATCTAACTTGTATCAGAAATCCATGGCTGAAAGCTCATCAGAAGGAGGATAACACGTTTCATCATTTTGCAAATGATAACAACgtcttgaagaaaatactgCCTCTATCGAATGAACTGTTCGCCGTGTTAACGAAGATTTTACAGTTGAATCCTTACACAAGAATTGATATGAAAACATTGATGTCCGAAGTTTCCTCTCTTACTTCCTTTACCAAAGAAGGCCCCTTATCTCAAGTTCCAATTTTATCTAGTGAAGTGTATATGACGCATATCATAAGGAATGAGAATCTATTTTTGGATGATTTATCACATTTCGCTGCAGACCAAGAACAAGACCAAGAACAAGAGCAAGTACAAGAGCAAGTGCCAGAGGAAGAGCAGgagcaagaagaagacgTTGAACCGGAAAGTGATATTCCATCAACTTATAATAGTGACGGAAGTATGGAAAAGTATGAATACACTAACAACCACAACAACAATACTTTTTTAAGTTCGTCAATGGACAGTACACCCTACCAATCCGATATTGATGACGTTGGTGCTTTCAAGGACTGTAAGCTCCAGCAGGATACTTTGAGAAATAGACTATTATGCTTacaaatgaatttttccacTTTCACAGATGGCCCAAACGAGAAATGGTTACCAGATTATTGA
- the RMI1 gene encoding Rmi1p (similar to Saccharomyces cerevisiae RMI1 (YPL024W); ancestral locus Anc_8.475), which translates to MSFSSILSQDITEDITPPANSSTLGSREQLVFRAYQNEPWLSGIALNLILDKKHIVVDRELLFQVLMVENITKSKLTQIDDIRTKLDPKKQKVDRLRSGQQGTGAKRYEVITQVNMEDDGNVTENNGPNDYNNYKDYNNNESAAKNKAVFKLTLQSKSGDVFFAINSTAIPWSSCMLGSKIVILPGTVFNRGVFILKDSQVIFLGGINRVWNENRDEKFCDYLESKLQRDKQFVNGGPKKRKAND; encoded by the coding sequence ATGTCTTTCTCATCTATCTTATCACAGGATATCACAGAAGATATCACACCACCAGCAAATTCTTCTACCTTAGGCTCAAGAGAACAGCTCGTTTTCAGGGCTTATCAGAATGAACCTTGGCTATCTGGTATAGCTTTAAATCTTATCTTAGATAAAAAACATATCGTTGTAGACAGAGAACTGTTGTTCCAGGTGCTGATGGTGGAGAATATCACCAAGTCCAAGCTAACACAGATCGATGACATAAGGACCAAGTTGGATCCGAAAAAACAGAAAGTGGACAGACTACGATCGGGGCAGCAGGGGACTGGCGCTAAGAGATACGAGGTCATCACTCAAGTGAACATGGAAGATGACGGGAACGTAACTGAAAATAACGGCCCTAACGATTACAACAACTACAAAgattataataataacgaAAGTGCTGCCAAGAACAAAGCAGTGTTCAAATTGACACTGCAGAGTAAATCCGGTGATGTCTTCTTTGCAATCAACTCGACTGCCATACCTTGGAGCTCTTGCATGCTGGGCTCCAAAATTGTCATATTGCCAGGAACTGTGTTCAATAGAGGCGTTTTCATATTGAAGGACTCACAAGTCATTTTTCTCGGCGGCATCAACAGAGTTTGGAACGAAAACAGAGATGAGAAGTTTTGTGATTATTTGGAATCCAAATTACAACGTGACAAACAGTTCGTGAATGGTGGCcccaagaaaagaaaagccaACGATTAG
- the SMA1 gene encoding Sma1p (similar to Saccharomyces cerevisiae SMA1 (YPL027W)): MTGNSEDAGKHLEKVSVEHLFQDSRFKHETHLHKQFSETLGKNFQQKIVIKTHRTDAEYHHRELREKEGVTLLPPVPESLLHKANFLLEAFCSSDKRMPKEYEMEENKIVVNEKDIRDSVSYYPDKNGGSVVFCYLPDLVLYFKPPMKVTGKQCPIKRSPWELMEIQYQKFMYPLEKLERQFEEVPFRPWYFAMRLKELYRCCERSFTNAANRGKARLLRGKQRTKKSYHRTVDLVSMKISAHSNASSPC; the protein is encoded by the coding sequence ATGACAGGCAACAGTGAAGATGCTGGGAAACATCTCGAAAAGGTGAGCGTCGAGCACCTTTTCCAAGATTCGAGATTCAAGCATGAAACTCATCTTCACAAACAATTTTCAGAGACCCTTggtaaaaattttcagcaaAAAATTGTTATTAAAACTCATAGAACTGATGCTGAATATCACCATAGAGAGTTGAGAGAAAAGGAGGGTGTTACTTTATTACCACCTGTTCCGGAATCGTTATTACATAAAGCCAACTTTTTGCTCGAAGCTTTTTGCTCTTCTGATAAGAGAATGCCAAAGGAATAtgaaatggaagaaaacaaaattgtagttaatgaaaaagacaTTCGAGATTCGGTTTCTTACTATCCTGATAAGAACGGAGGAAGTGTTGTGTTTTGTTACTTGCCAGATCTTGTGTTGTATTTTAAACCGCCAATGAAAGTGACAGGAAAACAATGTCCAATAAAGAGAAGTCCTTGGGAATTGATGGAGATCCAGTATCAAAAGTTTATGTATCCCTTAGAAAAACTAGAAAGACAATTTGAGGAAGTTCCTTTTAGACCCTGGTACTTCGCAATGCGGCTAAAGGAACTCTATAGATGCTGTGAAAGGTCTTTTACTAACGCGGCAAATAGAGGTAAGGCAAGGCTATTGCGTGGAAAgcaaagaacaaaaaagtcGTACCATAGAACTGTCGATTTAGTGTCAATGAAGATTTCTGCGCATTCGAATGCGTCATCGCCTTgctga